A single genomic interval of Adhaeribacter pallidiroseus harbors:
- a CDS encoding DUF2721 domain-containing protein, with amino-acid sequence MEITLTTPALLFPAISMLLLAYTNRFIALASLIRNLKDQYTRTQNSLLMGQISNLRERLFLIRNMQALGIASMFLCVLCMFVLFAENQTTGKYLFAVSLALLLASLGLSFREIQISVNALTLELSDLENLKAEQPTYRTANQK; translated from the coding sequence ATGGAAATTACCCTCACTACTCCCGCCTTGTTATTTCCGGCTATATCCATGTTACTGCTGGCTTATACCAACCGGTTTATTGCTTTGGCCTCGCTCATCCGGAATTTAAAAGACCAATATACGCGCACCCAGAACAGCCTTTTAATGGGTCAGATCAGCAATTTACGCGAGCGCTTGTTTTTAATCCGGAACATGCAGGCCTTGGGCATTGCCAGTATGTTTTTGTGCGTATTGTGCATGTTTGTATTGTTTGCCGAAAATCAGACAACCGGTAAGTACTTGTTTGCCGTTAGCTTAGCATTGTTGCTGGCTTCGCTGGGGTTATCATTCCGCGAAATTCAAATCTCGGTAAATGCTTTAACTCTTGAACTAAGTGATTTGGAAAACTTAAAGGCTGAGCAACCTACATACCGCACTGCTAACCAGAAATAA
- a CDS encoding T9SS type A sorting domain-containing protein, translated as MKTRGLFWGAAKYALRISGYWPLAAFMWLLCICLIPGDVLAQIKIWDKTYGGNGNENLAAAKQTTDGGFILGGTSYSLISGDKTQGTRTDGDYWVIKLNTNGTKAWDKTFGGENFDGLQDLQQTQDGGYILGGYSFSNKSGDKTQETKGSIDYWIVKLNADGSKAWDKTIGGAEIDWLTVIQQTSDGGYILGGYSNSGVGGDKSQANKGESSTFDFWVVKLNANGKILWDKTLGGNHSDNLSALVATPDGGYLLGGSTSSDKSGDKSEPRRSDCTWGFDSEPCADYWVIKISAAGVKQWDKTFDGYKSDWLSALTLTSDGGYLLGGTSESDVSSDKSQVSRDATEDEARGDYWVIKIKANGDKVWDQTFGGNKQDRLTSLQPTPDGGFLVGGNTNSDRNADRTEIRPEVLSFWVLKLNSKGSKLWDKSVSSFGNNSLQDILLTPDGNCLLAGYAATGAIGWEKSQEGKGAEDFWVVKLRIPNQKIQTITFAPPDQGLSTGPYTLAAKASSSLPVSFKLLAGPAILKNNQLRFTGYGTVVVRAFQAGNATYSPVENTTSFRVHRFVTLPDKTIGGDSTDWLADIVTLPDGGYLLAGTSYSGKSGDKSMALRDSSDYWLVKVGADKNKIWDKSFGGTGKETLSVILATPDGGYLLGGSSTSGKEHDKSEGSRGKADYWIIKINAVGTKMWDQTFGGDLDDNLSVIVATPDGGYLLGGSSKSNKSGDKSDSNQGPPNARFNYADFWVVKINNQGKKIWDKTLGNAYEDKLTTIMATPDGNYLLGGYRDTDEYHLTDYWIVKVNPQGEILWDKAYDRDWVDHLTAITSIPDGSYLVGGYSGSETLAYWIIKINATGDKIWEKVYSGSSIFPCAACETNRSFLVDILPTPTGNFLLAGYSYSDRGGSRSEANRGSSDYWLLEIDESGAKIADKVFGGQNADELAAIVPIAAGGYLLGGSSNSGVGYEKSEPSKGNSDFWLVQTEITAFPPANLATWNRRFGGNNADNFTAMLPTADGGYLLGGYSYSQQTGDKSQNSQGKSDYWVVKTDAAGNKLWDKRYGGTGRDYLNTLIATPDGSFLLGGNSDSGIGGDKTAANKGGKDMWVIKISSSGEKQWDQSYGGSGSEDLRKIKILPDGRYLLAGYSNSPAGNGKTQHSRGGQDYWLVKINHFNGFKSWDQRLGGAAHDYLEDVAVLENGDLLLGGTSFSSAGGDKSQGSQGSSDYWLVKTTSEGQKLWDKRYGGSGPDQLFSLLNPDKDTILLAGISASGKTGEKSQLSQGGQDYWLVQVNGSGAKQWDKTYGGSGEETLRALTQDNDGGYLLGGTSFSGQSGDKSQASQGSSDYWLVKINATGTKLWDKRFGGNNAEELRNVWQTDDGGYLLGGRSNSGISGDKTQTSQGENDYWLLKVAPEALTPLLAPVLPAVNTEATKPSRHFALATYPNPFVQELTINFSVPQTQMVSLKVYNGQGHEITTLFQGEAKAAQQYACKWQASKSAAGIYILRLQGKEHVNHQRVLLTR; from the coding sequence ATGAAAACACGTGGACTTTTTTGGGGTGCCGCCAAATATGCGCTTCGGATTAGCGGTTATTGGCCTTTAGCTGCTTTCATGTGGCTATTGTGTATCTGCTTAATTCCGGGTGACGTGCTGGCCCAAATTAAAATCTGGGACAAAACTTATGGGGGTAACGGTAACGAAAACTTAGCCGCAGCAAAGCAGACAACCGATGGTGGTTTTATTCTGGGGGGTACTTCTTACTCTTTAATTTCAGGCGATAAAACCCAGGGAACCCGAACTGACGGGGATTATTGGGTAATAAAGTTAAATACCAATGGCACCAAAGCGTGGGACAAAACTTTTGGCGGCGAAAACTTTGATGGCTTACAAGATCTCCAGCAAACACAAGACGGCGGTTATATCCTAGGGGGATATTCTTTTTCGAATAAATCCGGGGATAAAACCCAGGAAACAAAAGGAAGCATTGATTACTGGATTGTGAAATTAAACGCGGATGGTAGCAAAGCTTGGGATAAAACCATTGGCGGTGCGGAAATTGATTGGCTAACGGTAATACAGCAAACAAGTGATGGCGGCTATATTTTGGGTGGGTACTCTAATTCCGGGGTTGGCGGTGATAAATCGCAAGCAAATAAAGGAGAATCGTCTACCTTTGATTTTTGGGTCGTAAAATTAAATGCTAATGGCAAAATACTTTGGGATAAAACGTTAGGCGGAAATCATTCCGATAATTTGTCGGCTTTAGTAGCTACTCCGGATGGAGGCTATTTACTAGGCGGTTCTACCTCTTCTGATAAAAGCGGCGATAAAAGCGAACCCCGCCGTAGCGATTGTACCTGGGGGTTTGATAGTGAACCCTGCGCAGATTATTGGGTCATAAAAATTTCTGCGGCAGGTGTAAAACAATGGGACAAAACCTTCGATGGTTATAAAAGTGATTGGCTCTCGGCGTTAACGCTTACTTCGGATGGCGGCTACCTGCTGGGTGGTACTTCAGAGTCCGATGTAAGTTCCGATAAAAGTCAGGTAAGCCGCGACGCTACCGAAGACGAAGCCAGAGGGGATTATTGGGTTATTAAAATTAAGGCTAATGGCGATAAGGTTTGGGACCAAACCTTTGGGGGAAATAAACAGGACCGGCTTACGTCTTTGCAGCCTACCCCCGACGGGGGATTTTTAGTGGGCGGCAATACTAATTCCGACAGAAACGCTGATAGAACAGAGATTAGGCCGGAAGTATTAAGCTTTTGGGTATTAAAACTAAATAGCAAAGGCAGCAAGCTGTGGGATAAAAGTGTAAGCAGTTTTGGCAACAACTCTTTGCAGGATATTCTCTTGACTCCTGATGGAAACTGCCTGCTGGCCGGTTACGCAGCTACGGGAGCTATTGGTTGGGAAAAAAGTCAGGAAGGCAAAGGCGCCGAAGATTTCTGGGTGGTAAAGCTCCGGATTCCAAACCAGAAAATACAAACGATTACTTTTGCACCGCCAGACCAAGGATTAAGCACGGGGCCCTATACTCTTGCGGCCAAAGCTAGTTCGAGTTTGCCGGTTAGTTTTAAACTTCTTGCGGGGCCGGCCATTCTTAAAAATAATCAACTCCGTTTTACGGGCTATGGTACGGTTGTCGTTCGGGCTTTCCAGGCCGGGAATGCTACCTACAGCCCCGTAGAAAATACCACGAGTTTTCGGGTACACCGATTTGTTACATTGCCGGATAAAACCATTGGCGGCGATAGCACAGACTGGCTGGCAGATATAGTAACTCTCCCGGATGGCGGTTACCTGTTGGCGGGTACTTCTTATTCGGGTAAGTCCGGCGATAAAAGTATGGCTCTTAGGGATTCTTCGGATTACTGGCTGGTGAAGGTAGGGGCCGATAAAAATAAGATTTGGGATAAATCTTTTGGCGGTACAGGTAAAGAAACGCTATCGGTAATACTGGCAACTCCCGATGGTGGTTACTTGTTGGGTGGCTCTTCCACTTCGGGGAAGGAACACGATAAAAGCGAAGGCAGCCGGGGAAAGGCAGATTACTGGATTATTAAAATAAATGCGGTCGGCACAAAAATGTGGGACCAAACATTTGGTGGTGATTTAGATGATAATCTTTCGGTAATAGTAGCTACCCCCGATGGCGGGTATTTACTGGGCGGTTCCTCTAAATCAAATAAAAGCGGCGATAAAAGTGACAGCAACCAGGGGCCGCCTAATGCCAGATTTAATTACGCTGATTTTTGGGTGGTAAAGATCAATAACCAAGGTAAAAAAATCTGGGACAAAACTTTAGGAAACGCCTACGAAGATAAGTTAACTACTATAATGGCTACTCCCGATGGCAATTACTTGTTAGGCGGGTACCGCGACACCGATGAATATCATTTAACCGATTACTGGATAGTGAAGGTAAACCCTCAAGGCGAAATACTCTGGGATAAAGCATACGACCGGGATTGGGTAGACCACTTAACCGCTATAACCAGTATCCCAGACGGAAGCTATTTAGTGGGTGGTTATTCCGGCTCCGAAACCTTGGCGTATTGGATAATAAAAATAAATGCAACCGGTGATAAAATCTGGGAGAAAGTTTACAGCGGAAGCTCTATCTTTCCTTGTGCCGCCTGCGAAACCAACCGTTCCTTTCTGGTAGATATTTTACCTACCCCCACGGGTAATTTTTTACTAGCCGGGTATAGCTATTCAGATCGTGGCGGCAGCCGGAGCGAAGCCAATCGCGGTAGCTCTGATTATTGGCTTTTGGAAATAGATGAAAGTGGAGCAAAAATCGCTGATAAAGTATTTGGCGGCCAAAACGCTGATGAACTAGCGGCCATTGTGCCAATCGCTGCCGGCGGATATTTGTTGGGAGGTTCCTCTAACTCGGGGGTTGGTTACGAAAAAAGCGAACCTAGTAAAGGCAATTCTGATTTCTGGCTGGTACAAACCGAAATAACTGCCTTTCCGCCTGCTAACCTGGCAACCTGGAACCGGCGCTTTGGGGGCAATAATGCAGATAATTTTACAGCTATGCTGCCAACTGCCGATGGGGGCTACTTATTAGGGGGATATTCTTACTCGCAACAGACCGGCGACAAAAGTCAGAATAGCCAGGGCAAAAGCGATTATTGGGTAGTAAAAACTGATGCAGCCGGTAACAAACTCTGGGATAAACGCTACGGGGGCACCGGGCGCGATTACCTGAACACGCTAATAGCCACTCCCGATGGCAGTTTCTTGTTAGGCGGTAACTCAGATTCGGGGATTGGCGGCGACAAAACAGCGGCTAATAAAGGCGGTAAAGATATGTGGGTAATAAAGATAAGTAGCAGCGGTGAGAAACAATGGGACCAAAGTTACGGCGGCAGTGGTTCGGAAGATTTACGAAAAATTAAAATTTTGCCCGACGGCCGGTACCTGTTAGCCGGTTACAGCAATTCACCTGCGGGTAATGGTAAAACGCAGCATAGCCGCGGCGGACAAGATTACTGGTTGGTAAAGATTAATCATTTCAATGGTTTTAAATCCTGGGACCAGCGCTTGGGGGGAGCCGCGCACGATTACCTGGAAGATGTAGCCGTATTGGAAAACGGGGATTTACTTTTGGGCGGCACTTCTTTTTCTTCGGCTGGGGGCGATAAAAGCCAGGGTAGCCAAGGCAGTTCGGATTACTGGTTGGTGAAAACTACCAGCGAAGGCCAAAAGTTGTGGGACAAACGTTACGGTGGTAGCGGCCCCGATCAATTATTTTCCTTACTAAATCCAGATAAAGATACTATTTTGCTGGCGGGGATCAGTGCTTCGGGTAAAACTGGCGAAAAAAGCCAGTTGAGCCAAGGCGGTCAGGATTACTGGTTGGTGCAAGTAAACGGAAGCGGGGCTAAGCAATGGGATAAAACCTATGGAGGCTCTGGCGAAGAAACTTTGCGTGCCCTTACTCAGGATAATGATGGTGGTTACTTGCTGGGCGGAACTTCTTTCTCCGGCCAAAGCGGTGATAAAAGCCAGGCCAGTCAGGGCAGTAGCGATTATTGGTTAGTTAAAATCAATGCTACGGGTACCAAGCTATGGGATAAACGGTTTGGCGGAAACAATGCAGAAGAATTACGTAACGTTTGGCAAACGGATGATGGCGGTTATTTACTAGGTGGGCGATCTAACTCGGGCATAAGTGGCGATAAAACCCAAACCAGCCAGGGGGAAAATGATTACTGGCTCCTGAAAGTAGCTCCCGAAGCACTGACACCGTTACTCGCACCCGTACTGCCTGCTGTGAACACAGAAGCAACAAAGCCCAGCCGACACTTTGCCTTGGCCACTTACCCGAATCCTTTTGTCCAGGAGCTTACTATTAACTTTAGCGTACCCCAAACCCAAATGGTCAGTTTAAAAGTATACAACGGTCAGGGACACGAAATAACCACTTTGTTCCAAGGAGAAGCAAAGGCCGCGCAACAATATGCGTGTAAATGGCAGGCAAGTAAATCGGCGGCGGGCATCTATATCTTACGCCTGCAAGGGAAAGAACACGTGAACCACCAGAGAGTATTGCTGACCCGGTAG
- a CDS encoding peptidoglycan DD-metalloendopeptidase family protein, which yields MKILNILSSIVLAVFIISCSGKPTIKALLGKQTPYEKYVQSLRMAKLHQSGLGQDWLLAGNKVLQDSLLLPIPFEETGYFQAEKPAAFSYNFKAREGESIRIAAHSKAREEVKLFLDLFEVEDGRPRKVKHLKSADTIALQINYRVKEDLTYLVRLQPELLRSGSYTISIVSQPSLGFPVQGKGNSAIQSVWGDVRDNGARRHEGIDIFAPRGTPAIAATKGMVTRVDETPIGGKVVWLNDDLTNQHLYYAHLDTQLVQSGQQVVPGQVLGLVGNTGNARTTVPHLHFGIYRSGRGAVDPYPFVYTPTQKISPLQISAAQLGQWARISKKDVNVRLSPDKNGSLLTSLNKHTAVQIIGGTSTWYRVLLPTGQSGYILGANVESLQKPLNNLKITAATEILTEPLPDGTPINQVKASSTVTVLANYNNYLLVKTADGTLGWLLAV from the coding sequence TTGAAAATACTTAATATTCTCAGCTCTATTGTACTGGCTGTATTTATAATATCGTGCAGCGGCAAACCCACTATTAAAGCCTTACTCGGCAAGCAAACGCCTTACGAAAAATACGTACAATCGCTGCGTATGGCTAAATTACACCAATCGGGTTTAGGCCAGGATTGGTTATTGGCGGGCAATAAAGTTTTACAAGATTCGCTTTTGCTGCCTATTCCTTTTGAAGAAACCGGTTATTTCCAGGCCGAAAAACCAGCGGCCTTCAGTTACAATTTTAAAGCCCGCGAAGGTGAATCTATCCGGATTGCGGCCCATTCTAAAGCCCGGGAAGAAGTAAAGTTGTTTTTAGATTTGTTTGAGGTAGAAGATGGCCGGCCACGTAAAGTAAAACACCTGAAGTCGGCCGATACGATTGCTTTACAGATTAATTACCGGGTGAAAGAAGATTTAACTTACCTGGTACGCCTGCAACCGGAACTCTTGCGCAGCGGCAGTTATACCATCTCGATTGTTAGCCAGCCCTCGTTGGGATTTCCGGTGCAAGGTAAAGGAAACAGTGCTATTCAGAGCGTATGGGGCGATGTGCGCGATAATGGCGCACGCCGGCACGAAGGAATTGATATTTTTGCGCCCCGCGGCACCCCGGCTATAGCCGCTACTAAGGGCATGGTTACCCGAGTAGACGAAACGCCTATCGGGGGCAAAGTAGTCTGGCTGAATGATGATCTCACTAACCAACACTTGTATTACGCCCACCTGGATACGCAACTGGTACAATCGGGGCAACAGGTTGTTCCGGGGCAGGTATTGGGTTTAGTAGGCAACACCGGCAATGCCCGCACCACGGTACCCCATTTACATTTCGGTATTTACCGGTCCGGCCGCGGAGCCGTAGATCCGTACCCTTTTGTGTATACGCCGACACAAAAAATTTCACCTTTGCAGATTAGTGCCGCCCAGTTAGGGCAATGGGCCCGAATCAGCAAAAAAGATGTAAACGTACGCTTATCGCCGGATAAAAACGGTTCTCTTTTAACTTCCTTAAACAAACATACTGCTGTGCAAATTATCGGTGGTACCTCCACTTGGTACCGTGTGCTTTTACCCACCGGTCAGAGCGGCTACATTTTGGGTGCTAACGTCGAGTCGCTGCAAAAACCATTGAATAATTTAAAAATTACAGCTGCAACCGAAATCCTTACCGAACCCCTGCCGGATGGCACGCCCATAAACCAGGTAAAAGCCAGCAGTACGGTTACTGTTTTAGCGAATTACAACAATTATTTACTGGTAAAAACAGCAGATGGTACCTTAGGCTGGCTCTTAGCCGTTTAA
- a CDS encoding gamma carbonic anhydrase family protein, whose amino-acid sequence MPLLLPVEDKFPAFGENCFIAENATVVGDVILGKDCTIWFNAVIRGDVNSIRIGDKTNIQDGAIIHCTYQRAATVIGSNVSVGHNAIVHGCTIQDNVLVGMGAIVMDNAVVQEHCIIAAGAIVLENTVCEAGFIYAGIPARKVKPVSDEQKTGMARTANNYVMYAGWFQPKPKN is encoded by the coding sequence GTGCCGCTCTTACTGCCCGTTGAAGATAAATTTCCAGCTTTTGGCGAGAACTGTTTTATTGCCGAAAACGCCACTGTGGTAGGCGATGTAATACTGGGTAAGGATTGTACCATTTGGTTTAACGCCGTCATCCGGGGCGATGTGAACAGTATCCGGATTGGCGACAAAACTAATATTCAGGATGGGGCTATTATTCATTGTACTTACCAGCGGGCCGCTACGGTTATTGGCAGCAACGTATCGGTGGGACACAATGCTATCGTGCACGGCTGCACCATTCAGGATAATGTCTTGGTAGGAATGGGGGCAATTGTAATGGATAACGCCGTGGTACAGGAGCATTGCATTATTGCCGCCGGCGCCATTGTGCTGGAAAATACCGTTTGCGAAGCCGGATTTATTTACGCCGGCATTCCGGCCCGGAAAGTAAAACCAGTAAGCGACGAACAGAAAACTGGCATGGCTCGTACGGCTAACAATTATGTAATGTACGCGGGTTGGTTTCAGCCAAAGCCTAAAAATTAA
- a CDS encoding SusC/RagA family TonB-linked outer membrane protein, whose protein sequence is MKKAFTPDWQRQICSLFLVGAFIGSTSNLAGAASSFNLTPRFAPTKAATSSRFVTWTITGRVSSAAGEPLPGVTVLLKGTTTGSTTDPSGNYSLTVPESAGTLVFSFIGFATQEKSFSGPGAVNVTLADDTKALQEVVVTGYTAQSKKDITGAVATIDAKQLLATPSTNLGQAMQGKVAGVTVGNENSPGGGVMVRIRGFGTINDNSPLYVIDGVPTKGNLNTLNLNDIESMQILKDASAASIYGSRAGNGVVIVTTKKGKAGKPVFTYDTYVGTQRPGKFLDLLNTQEYARLVWESRRNAGAVGANGNPAHAQFGNGVDPVIPDYIFPAGAMEGDPRVAQDATGKYVNYSNNIDDPNFNRTKWLITKANKTGTDWMDEIFDPAPIQNHQLGVSGGNESGRYAMSVNYFNQEGIMIYTGFKRYSLRANTEFNVNKRIRVGENFQVAVGNRVVQPGSNGFENNPTSFAYRIQPLIPVYDVAGNFAGTRGTDLDNSNNPVSMLYRNKDNNQREIRLFGNAYAEVDILKNLTAKTSFGIDYNLYNYRNYTFRDYESAEARGSNSLQTTNNYEWTWTWFNTLAYNATLGDNHRLNFLIGTEAIKDYYEFFDASRTNFASDDLDNRYLSGGTGVQTNNGGGYNWALASEFAKANYAFADKYLLEGTIRRDRSSRFSPQFRTAYFPAASAGWVFSEENFAESWSNWLSRAKLRVGWGQTGNQEIGNYNSITQYSTNPITSFYDLGGTRTSAIPGYELTQFGNANAKWETTTATNVGLDLSLLNDKIDASFDWYTRTTSDMLFPVQAPLTSGVAVTPFQNIGSMRNRGVDAAITYNGQAADGKLTYSIGGNLSTYRNEVITTTGDPNTQYFGLNDERIQNIVVTQQGHPISSFFGYTIDGIFQSDDEAAAAPKNNLGVNQNKAGRFHYRDVNGDGVVDSKDLSIIGSPHPDFTYGINLNVNYKNFGLSIFGQGVQGNEIFNMVKYFTDFPTFGGNRSKRMLYDSWRPGKTDAILPQLTSSDQVSILPSTYYLEDGSYFRMKNIQLTYTLPALLISKIGLGSVRVYVQGQNVFTATKYSGMDPEVNLRTYTSGNDRQIGVDGGNYPIAKQYLVGLNVSF, encoded by the coding sequence ATGAAAAAAGCTTTTACCCCTGATTGGCAACGACAGATTTGTAGTTTATTTCTGGTTGGTGCCTTTATTGGAAGTACCAGCAACCTGGCGGGTGCTGCTTCCAGCTTTAATTTAACTCCTCGTTTTGCACCTACCAAAGCTGCTACTTCCTCCCGGTTTGTTACCTGGACCATTACCGGCCGGGTTTCTTCGGCGGCTGGTGAGCCTTTACCGGGGGTTACCGTACTTTTAAAAGGAACCACTACCGGATCTACCACCGACCCGAGTGGTAATTATTCGCTCACGGTGCCGGAAAGTGCGGGTACTTTGGTGTTTTCGTTTATTGGGTTTGCTACCCAGGAAAAATCTTTTTCCGGGCCGGGTGCGGTTAACGTTACCTTAGCCGACGATACCAAAGCTTTGCAGGAAGTAGTAGTTACGGGTTACACGGCCCAATCTAAAAAAGACATTACCGGTGCGGTAGCTACTATCGATGCCAAGCAATTATTAGCCACGCCCTCTACTAACCTGGGGCAAGCCATGCAAGGCAAAGTAGCCGGGGTAACCGTTGGTAACGAAAACAGCCCGGGTGGGGGCGTTATGGTGCGCATCCGCGGTTTTGGTACCATCAACGATAACTCGCCGCTGTATGTCATCGACGGGGTGCCAACCAAGGGTAATTTAAATACCCTAAACCTGAACGATATTGAATCGATGCAGATTCTGAAAGACGCTTCGGCGGCTTCGATCTATGGTTCGCGGGCGGGTAACGGGGTAGTGATTGTAACCACTAAAAAAGGCAAGGCTGGCAAACCGGTGTTTACTTACGATACTTACGTGGGAACCCAACGCCCCGGCAAGTTTCTGGATTTGCTCAATACCCAGGAATACGCCCGGTTAGTTTGGGAGTCGCGCCGGAATGCGGGTGCCGTAGGTGCCAACGGTAATCCGGCGCACGCGCAATTCGGCAACGGCGTAGATCCGGTAATTCCGGATTATATTTTTCCGGCGGGTGCTATGGAAGGCGATCCGCGGGTAGCCCAGGATGCCACTGGCAAATACGTAAACTACAGCAACAACATCGACGATCCTAATTTTAACCGAACCAAATGGTTGATTACCAAAGCCAATAAAACCGGCACCGATTGGATGGACGAAATATTTGATCCGGCTCCCATCCAGAACCACCAGTTAGGTGTTTCCGGTGGCAACGAAAGCGGCCGCTATGCCATGTCGGTCAATTACTTTAACCAGGAAGGAATCATGATTTATACCGGTTTCAAACGTTATTCTTTGCGGGCCAATACCGAGTTTAACGTGAACAAACGGATTCGGGTAGGCGAGAACTTTCAGGTAGCCGTTGGTAACCGGGTGGTTCAGCCGGGTTCTAACGGCTTCGAAAATAACCCTACTTCCTTTGCGTATCGCATTCAGCCGCTCATTCCGGTTTACGACGTAGCCGGTAACTTTGCCGGAACCCGCGGTACCGACCTGGATAACTCCAATAATCCGGTAAGTATGCTGTACCGCAATAAGGATAATAATCAACGAGAAATCCGTTTATTCGGCAATGCCTACGCCGAGGTAGATATTTTAAAAAATTTAACCGCCAAGACCAGTTTTGGGATAGATTATAACCTGTACAATTACCGCAACTATACTTTCCGGGATTACGAATCGGCGGAAGCCAGAGGGTCCAACAGTTTACAAACTACCAACAATTACGAGTGGACTTGGACCTGGTTTAATACCTTGGCGTATAACGCTACTCTGGGTGATAATCACCGGTTAAATTTTTTAATTGGTACGGAAGCCATTAAAGATTATTACGAATTTTTTGATGCGTCGCGCACCAACTTTGCCTCCGATGATCTGGATAACCGTTATTTAAGCGGTGGTACCGGGGTGCAAACCAATAACGGGGGCGGCTACAACTGGGCTTTAGCTTCGGAGTTTGCCAAAGCCAATTACGCTTTCGCCGATAAATACTTACTCGAAGGTACTATTCGCCGCGACCGTTCTTCCCGTTTTTCGCCGCAATTCCGGACGGCTTACTTTCCGGCCGCCAGCGCGGGTTGGGTGTTTTCCGAAGAAAACTTTGCCGAAAGTTGGAGCAATTGGCTCAGTCGTGCCAAGCTGCGCGTGGGCTGGGGGCAAACCGGAAATCAGGAAATTGGTAATTACAATTCTATTACGCAATACTCCACTAACCCCATTACTTCTTTCTACGATTTAGGGGGTACCCGCACCTCGGCCATTCCGGGTTATGAGTTAACGCAATTTGGGAATGCCAATGCTAAATGGGAAACTACCACCGCTACTAACGTGGGCCTAGACCTTTCTTTATTGAACGATAAAATTGATGCTTCTTTTGATTGGTATACCCGTACCACCTCCGACATGCTCTTCCCGGTGCAGGCTCCGCTTACTTCTGGCGTAGCGGTTACTCCTTTCCAGAATATCGGTTCTATGCGCAATCGCGGCGTAGATGCAGCCATAACGTATAATGGGCAGGCGGCCGATGGTAAATTAACCTACAGCATTGGCGGTAACTTAAGCACTTACCGCAACGAGGTAATAACCACTACCGGCGACCCCAATACGCAATACTTCGGCCTGAACGACGAGCGTATTCAAAACATTGTGGTAACCCAGCAAGGGCACCCTATTTCTTCTTTCTTCGGCTATACCATCGATGGTATTTTCCAGAGCGATGACGAAGCTGCTGCCGCTCCTAAAAACAATTTGGGTGTAAATCAAAATAAAGCAGGTCGTTTCCATTACCGCGACGTCAACGGCGATGGCGTAGTTGATTCTAAAGATTTATCCATTATTGGCAGCCCGCATCCCGATTTTACTTACGGCATCAACCTGAATGTAAACTATAAAAACTTTGGTTTAAGCATTTTTGGTCAGGGCGTGCAAGGCAACGAAATATTTAACATGGTAAAATACTTTACCGATTTCCCCACCTTTGGCGGCAACCGCAGCAAACGCATGTTATACGACTCCTGGCGGCCCGGTAAAACGGATGCTATTTTGCCGCAACTAACCTCCAGCGACCAGGTAAGTATTCTGCCCTCTACTTACTACCTCGAAGATGGTTCTTACTTCCGGATGAAGAATATTCAGCTTACCTATACGCTGCCGGCTCTTCTTATTTCTAAAATTGGCTTAGGTTCGGTGCGGGTGTATGTGCAAGGGCAAAACGTGTTTACTGCTACCAAATATTCCGGCATGGACCCCGAAGTAAACCTGCGTACTTATACCTCCGGTAACGACCGCCAGATTGGCGTAGACGGCGGTAACTATCCGATTGCGAAGCAATACCTGGTAGGTTTAAATGTAAGTTTTTAA